The Magnolia sinica isolate HGM2019 chromosome 9, MsV1, whole genome shotgun sequence genome contains a region encoding:
- the LOC131256851 gene encoding RING-H2 finger protein ATL56-like → MQYFNPDRSNISQNSSHRSRSLFIYSHPPPHLPSPQPQPQPSSPPPPQQQQQQPQPQSSPTPMSSPTSKPNTKVLSFLLKAIIMALFISLFFIFVGIAALLLLHLCVAGRALRRHRRLRRSTLPPDSPSGLSPKDLQKLPCFNYSGGVGPAALADCAICLEGFRDSETCRVLPDCSHVFHVCCVDEWLVKVPACPICRSAVTGVVRSGWEIQNTEEGVSVRSV, encoded by the coding sequence ATGCAATACTTCAATCCTGACCGTTCAAACATCTCCCAAAACTCATCCCACCGTTCCCGTTCCCTTTTCATCTATTCTCATCCTCCCCCTCATTTGCCATCAccacaaccacaaccacaaccatCTTCACCACCACcgccacaacaacaacaacaacagccacAACCGCAATCATCTCCCACACCAATGTCTTCACCCACATCGAAACCGAACACCAAAGTCCTTTCATTCCTTCTCAAAGCAATCATCATGGCCCTCTTCATATCCCTTTTCTTCATCTTCGTCGGCATCGCCGCCCTCCTCCTCCTCCACCTCTGCGTCGCCGGCCGCGCTCTTCGCCGCCACCGCCGCCTGCGCCGAAGCACCCTCCCGCCCGAttcgccatctgggttgtcgccGAAGGACCTCCAGAAGCTCCCTTGTTTCAATTACAGCGGCGGCGTGGGGCCCGCTGCCCTCGCCGACTGCGCTATATGCCTAGAGGGATTCCGGGACAGCGAGACGTGCCGGGTTCTCCCCGATTGCAGTCACGTTTTCCACGTGTGCTGTGTCGACGAGTGGCTGGTGAAAGTGCCCGCCTGCCCAATTTGCCGCTCAGCCGTCACCGGGGTGGTCAGATCGGGGTGGGAGATTCAGAATACAGAGGAGGGTGTCAGCGTTCGATCCGTCTGA